TACACATTACTTACTTATATTTCTATGAAGGCATTTATaatgatttaatttattaaattaaattaaacagacaCACAACACTTGGTAAGCTTAATTAGCAACTGATATCTGGTCCTATACATAtaacaattatttacaaacaacGTTAGTAGATGTAAGGATTACCTTAATAtcattcaaattttaattaaatatataaaagtacATCTCAACTCAATTGTCATAATAACAGTTAACTATATGTTATTTCGAGAATAACAAATAAAGCGAAGAGTGACCGTTTAGATTTGTACATTAAACGAAAAATCTTACATTTGGTAATAGTAACGTGATATTAAAGAATGCACTATATTCTTATCTGTATAATTGTCTATACACCTTAGTTTTAATAGAATTGACAAATCATATAACGGATCATCAATTAACCATAAATCTTTATTTGAAGGACAAGCGGTCCGCGAAAAAGAAGTGCAGTCATCCGGGATTACAGTCAAGCATTTCAACGAGTACTACTTTCTCACAGATCCAGATGCACTTATATATGAAGCGTTTCCGGAGCAAGCACGATGGCAGCTTCTTTCGCGCCAATGGGACTTTTCAAAGTTTGCAGATGTTCCATATATTCAACCTGCGTACTTTAACTTAAAAGTGGATATCCGAAGCAAATTTAGCGGCCGTTTGAAGGTGTGGTATATATGTACATAATTGGTTGACTccaaaaatatcaaaactatttttgtttatatacattcAGACTTAAGCTTCTGTTGTTTTTAATCTCTGGGTAATACACACACTGTACTTATCATGTTTAAATATTGGATCCAAGTCCGATGTCACAGTGAACATTAAAACACCATTTAATGCGCATAACGAACATATCTGGTAATTTATGTTTGCGTGACACATTAATTTATGTACGCTATACTATGCACATGTACTTTCTACATTAGTATCTAGTGTTTTCCTATTGACAGTCAACAGATGGCGAATGCCACATTGAGCTGGCATGCGGAGACCCTTCCAATATGGGCATGACCTACGAACTCTTCTACAACCATCTCGAATCAGGCCATGAAATCGATGCAAATTTACAACTCAATAACTATGTGCTGCTTAACCGAGCGGGTAACCGTTGGGACTTCGGAATCCGATTCCCCGAAGCCGGAGTGTACAAGTTTCAAATTTTAGGCGGAAAAGGATATGAAACGGACCTTTGTGCTTTCAAAATAACCGTCGATGAGGCAATGGCGGACTGCAAACCTTTGCCGTTTAACCCGGGCAAAGTTGGATACGGGCCCACCATGGATACTGAAATCGCTGGACTAAAGGCAGTGTCGCATAAAACTGGTATTGTTAAGATGTTTGCAAATAAAACAATGGAGTTTAATTTCACGTTAACGCGCGACATTGTTGTGCGGACAGAACTTTTGCACGCTACCATAGCAAAGGAAGATCTGCAGAAGTATTGTAAAATGACGCAGAAATCCCGCAACGTCAGTGTCCAGGTAAGTACAAAGCTTGTGCTTTAACACTGTGAAATAATACTCAAATTCATAAATGTGCGAACGTTGTTAATGTCTCCACCCTTTGTCTAATTGATGAATGACGTTACAATAGGTTGCTTTTATATATTTAGATAATTACACTCTCTGGTTTTCGGTGCACAATATCAcaacatttaaaatgtgtaatttaaGCATGCGAAAAATGCGCGTTTTGTAGTACGTAATGTTGTATTATTTATCAATCAAGGTTTCTGTACCAGAGGATGGGGAGTATGCTTTGGCTTTGCACGCTCAGCAGAAGAACAGGAGTGATTATGACAACGTCTGTAACTATCTTCTGACATCggagaaaaagaagaagaaacgAGAGTGGGAGGTTCGTGTGTGCTTATAtgtcattgaaaaaataaaactattatacttattagacaaatacagtatacttattttttatgtgtaagcTTTGTGAAAAAGGTAAGATGTGTCAACATAACACATATCATTCTTTATTTATTAGGTCGTTCAGGGTAAACAATTGGCAAATATGCAATCATCATgtattatacataaaataaaataaaacaatatcagcACATTTGATTGGTGTGTGTAACTCGCTGCAAACCTAAGAGGTATTAGggtgtgttttgtttataataattgtgAACACGAAATCAATTAGTCGATGTTATTATGAAATGATACTAATAATTTAGAATCCCATTGAGAAAAGGACTAGAAACAACGTGTCAGTTTTAGCAAAAGCGAAAGGGACTAAATGCGTTGAGGAGCTAGAAGGAGAAATAGAGAAATTCCAAAAGTTGGAAATGGAAGATAAGGGAGAGCTACAAGCGGCTCAGGACGCACTGGAGTATAAAAAGGACCAAAAATGTGAGAAACCAttacttaaatttgtatttgtgtgtgtgttgtgaTAGTTGAGTTTAAAACTAGACTAACTGTGTTAGACTACACTATTTTAGAATATTCAGAATACATTGTTATATTGAACTTGTTTAGAGTGTTCACCGGTATACACGGTATGTCGACGGTATAGTCATTTTGGTTATAAAACGCACatgattttgaacatttaaataataaaatgatatatgccATCAACATGCCCTGAATCCTATGTCATTATAAATCAATATCTTCTTTCATACAACTaatgatacattttcaaatggAGCATTATCTTAAAATGTTCATCACATGTCAGGTCTCAAGGACGCAATAAATCGGCGCAACCTAGAAAAACTTGAAATCGCCATCAAGCAAGGTCATAACTCGCGGTTCAAGGAAAAACTGTCCCGCTTAATAGAGGACGCGGAAGAGTTGAGGAACCATCTCGTGCATCTAAACAAGATTGCGCACGATATCCTCGAGATGAAGCAGTCCACCATATCCGAGCTCCGCAGCTACAAATCCCCTCCGAACATCATCTTTGACATCATGCAGTCCGCGTTCCTGATGTTGGGTGAAACAAGTGAACAACTAGAGGTAATAGGAAGCAATGTATGCAGACATTTCAGCAATCTCCTTCGAATGccatgtattatgtttttatataaatgcttttgttttcgaTCGGAAAAGAATAAAAACAAGCTATACCGTTAACCATGCTTTATAAGATAGTAATCATTTAGAAGGATAAACTGTTCCTCTTTTGTTTTCGCCGAGTAGTACATGGACGGGTTAACACAATTACATAAATTTGGCATATTCCTCGAAAAGGTTACTTCCGTTATGAATAAAAGGAAACGATACAATCTCATTTTTATCTTATGATAATAGTTTACTGTGTAGTATGCTGGTTATTGTTTTATAAGCATACCAAAACTAACAAAAGGCACGTAACCGTGCGGAACGATTCGCCGTATCCATTATTGGGCATTCATCACATCGAGTGTATTATCAATTATTGTCGGAAGTAATCGATGATAAATTATGAGTGGTAATTAGTTTCGATTGATGCAGTTTCAGtttgttattaataaaacataagcaGCGTATTGAGCTAAGGTTTGAACACGAAGGTAAATGAAGCCTCGttgaacaaaattatattttgtacatcTAGGTTTGGGAAAACCTCCAAGTTTTAATGGGGAAAATGGGAAAAGAAAGTATGCTCCGACGCGTCAAGACGTTCGATACGATAAAAGTAAAGCCTGGAGTGCAGCAAAAGGTGGAAGAGATGCTCAATAAATACAGCGAGTTTGAGGCGCGTGTTGCAAGCGCGGGGGCGGGGACGTTTTATTGTTGGGTATGTTGATAACGTGGTATTGAAATTTCAAAGCCAAACGGTGCCTGGTTGTATGTGGTTTAAACCCTTTGGCTATTggagaaatatatttattactttatttaaggtgtttttttgatgaaattttaaatgaaaaaagataAAAATTTGAATACGTTGTAGTTGTAATCGAATTTTGAAGCATATTGAATTCTTTCGGAGATGTATTATTACACGTTTATACTTTGTGATTAATTCTTGGTTAAGTGTGAGGTAAGGTTTTGACTCCCAATGAATGTTCCACGGCAGCGTTAGCTGATctgatgttttatttgtatttcatgtatattgaatTGCTAGAGTGATTACAAGAATGGCGTTAAGGTTTGCAGTTTAATTGAAACAATTTATTTGTATTGGCATGTTTGTGTTTGATATGCAATAATGATATGCTCAAATTTATCGCTCACACTTGATTTCGACTGATACCATGTTTAAAACACTTTGAGCGTTTAAATACGGTTTTCGGATCATATTCTCTTGATTTTGTGTGTGTTGTATGCTGTGACACATATAACACCATCGCACTATTAATATGGTTTTGTTCCAGCTTGAAATGAAatttgaccttttaatttcagCTGAAGGATGTATGCATAGCCATTGACCAGACTGAGCCACCTACGGGGAATGATCCTTAACAGACTCGGACTGACATCGGCTCTAATTAATAATGGgtcttgaaaatattattattcaaattatgtatgaCACGAATATTTTGTTAAACGCTATGCAAATTTTAACTGTGCGACGCGCGAATGACTCtttgtaatattttaacaataacaatTCAAAGAatgcataactttttaaatatgcgTTGAGCGGATAAACAAAGCAATACTGACTCTGATTAATATACCAGGACCTTATGTGAAAAGACGGCTGACACATAAAACTTATAATAAGCCAGGCTTAAATTATCATCTATTCACCTTTACGTTTTATCTTAAGAAGTGATGTGACGGCAATATTGACCAACACAACTTAGTTACGGCATCTATATTGCATTAAATGACTATCAAAATTCAACTAAAGATGAAAGTATTCTTGATAGCAGACTGTAAACATATACAAACCttgaaaacagttgtttttaAAGGTATGACCTTACGGAAGTAAATTCCGCATATGCACTTAAAACGATCGTCTGTACATTACAGGTGTGGACATTGTGACGCATGTCAGACAGCCTCTTTGGCGAAATTAACAAGTGCATTgcacaaacatttattttgctATACACTGTGATACTACTTGTGATAATAACGTGAATGACCTTAAATGTCCCTACATGTATTTATGGCCCTAGTCTACATGACAAGACCTATCTATTTTAACTGGATATAAGTTCATACATACTAATATGACGAAAAGATATTAATAAGCAAACATATTCATGGATTACATTGACGTCATGATGTTGTAATTAACGATGTTTACGATCGATGCAGCGTGTAACGAACTACCTACTCTTGGAACAATTGGAGCATTTGAAGTTTGAGCTTTTAAATGCGTCGAACTATTTCATAGGCCGTTCCCGTAATTCTATGTACAGAAACTGCACCGcgaatcttacaaaaaaagttttttgtttacgAAATCCAATGAGTGTTATTGTGTTTTGGCACGGAATATACCGATTAgtaagttttattttgaaataaaagcaatagtTGTCGACTGAGGCTATCAATATCTTTTGGCATTCGTTTTCCAGCGAATGTTAACTATTGCATATTATTTTCCTAATATTGTATTTAAGAGATAGTGTCATATTGTCAAAGATATGCTCATGCTTATCTATTTAATTCCCCTTTTAATACATTAATGCTAGCagatatgttgttatttttattttcaacataaacGTGTGTTCATTGCAAAACGTTTTAACATTTCGaaacaatttttacaataatgatgacgtcatttacgtcctcctcctcctcatcatcataatcatcacgaccatcatcatcatcatcatcatcatcatcatcatcatcatcatcatcatcatcatcatcatcatcatcatcatcatcatcatcatcatcatcatcatcatcatcatcatcatcatcatcatcatcatcatcatcatcaccatcatcatcatcatcatcaccatcatcctcctcatcatcatcatcatcatcatcatcatcatcatcatcatcatcatcatcatcatcatcatcatcatcatcatcatcatcaaaacaataataataatcatcatcatcatcatcatcatcgtcatcatcatcagcagcagcagcagcatcattatcatcatcatcgtcgtcattatcatcatcatcatcatcatcatcatcatcatcatcatcatcatcatcatcatcatcatcatcatcatcaccatcaccatcatcatcatcatcatcatcatcatcatcattatcatcatcatcatcatcataatcatcatcatcatcatcaccatcatcatcatcatcattatcatcatcattatcatcatcatcatcatcaccaccaccaccatcatcatcatcattataatcatcttcatcatcatcttcatcatcttcatcatcgtcatcactatcatcatcatcatcatcatcatcatcatcatcatcatcatcatcatcatcatcatcatcatcatcatcatcatcatcatcatcatcactaccaccacaaTATCAATCAcaatcgttatcatcatcgtcatcatcttcatcatagTATAGCGGTTCGACATTAATTCGCAGTAATACAGTCGTTCAATTGCTCAGTATTTGTATATGTActaatgtatatgttttttatatgtaCTAATTTGCGATTATATGGTCGATAATTGCAATTTCTACAACCCTAACTTCATTTGCATAAAATTAGTTAAAATAAGTTGAAGTTGCCTTCAAAATACTGTATGATTAtctcaattatatatatttaatcgaAATCGTTTATACCCGGTCACGTGATATTGCCGTAGTGATTTGAGTGATTGCCTTAGAGCGGTATTTATTTCCAGTGTTACTCAATATTAAGTCAATATACCCAGCTTTTTTATCGAATTGATAGCGTTTTTACTAAATGCAACGGCAATGTAAACACGTCTCGATATCGGTAAATTTCCAACAGCGCATCTAGCTTAAAAGAACTAGATAGTATGGAAAGAAGActtaatggggccttttcacagattttggcatgttttgaagtttgtcattaaatgctttgtaatgataaatgtaaacattgaaacttaaaatctcaagtaaaaaggaaaaaaatgtagcatgcagcagggctcgaaccaatgacccccggattcctggagtaaaaacgaaCTAGACCGCTCGGCTATCATTCCAAGTATAAATGTACGAGGTATTGTAtagtatatataagcaatctttgtagtttcacaaaattaaacgacaacaacagaactctccaaattattcaatcgtttcgcgttgcaacgtattataattttcaggtttttaaatggtcaaaagaggcatataatggctatattagaccatggtaactattcagtattactgtttccccacaagtatcataactaaaacgaaaattggcaaatcttaaacaactttgtcaattttgtcaatttaccaaaacgtgaaaagatccctttaacaaatgCGATAAACTCTTTATCTTGACAGAGTGAATTCACACAATAAACCGGTGAGGATTTGATCAATTTACTGATTTATTGAAGATAAATACTTTGCTTTGATTTTACACGTACGATAACTGAAAAGAAACAGTCATTATACAGTGCGCGCATTTTTTACTGTTGGTAATACTTTTTCTAATAGTGTGGTAAAAAAGCGTACACACATTGTTCATTGAAACGTTTTTCATTTTGTACAATTGATTTATGCGACAGAAGTCAATGTACCTTACTTAAACATCATTTATAGTATACTTCTTGAgcacaatatttatattaatatttcagAGGAT
This is a stretch of genomic DNA from Dreissena polymorpha isolate Duluth1 chromosome 7, UMN_Dpol_1.0, whole genome shotgun sequence. It encodes these proteins:
- the LOC127837708 gene encoding hillarin-like, which gives rise to MGCGNSTAVGEDTNNNKINSKQVNSVKAAGNKQALVVVANGAAIKRTEKDDGNSNLKQEPEIEEIDVRNILSGYHVPKEPENRKVDIFNKDKMKEVDAWAKKTPEDLADSYEGLISHLTSHCKTDVEKVRAIFIWMAYQDIDGADYSKVTGNDTPRGVMKLMKDRKASYSSFFALLCRQAEIECVVIDGWGKAAGYKVGDTDMDLKKFRNSWNAVYVAGGWRLVFPLWACSAVMGHSTGAYTKVEAKGQAVREKEVQSSGITVKHFNEYYFLTDPDALIYEAFPEQARWQLLSRQWDFSKFADVPYIQPAYFNLKVDIRSKFSGRLKSTDGECHIELACGDPSNMGMTYELFYNHLESGHEIDANLQLNNYVLLNRAGNRWDFGIRFPEAGVYKFQILGGKGYETDLCAFKITVDEAMADCKPLPFNPGKVGYGPTMDTEIAGLKAVSHKTGIVKMFANKTMEFNFTLTRDIVVRTELLHATIAKEDLQKYCKMTQKSRNVSVQVSVPEDGEYALALHAQQKNRSDYDNVCNYLLTSEKKKKKREWENPIEKRTRNNVSVLAKAKGTKCVEELEGEIEKFQKLEMEDKGELQAAQDALEYKKDQKCLKDAINRRNLEKLEIAIKQGHNSRFKEKLSRLIEDAEELRNHLVHLNKIAHDILEMKQSTISELRSYKSPPNIIFDIMQSAFLMLGETSEQLEVWENLQVLMGKMGKESMLRRVKTFDTIKVKPGVQQKVEEMLNKYSEFEARVASAGAGTFYCWLKDVCIAIDQTEPPTGNDP